In Ignavibacteria bacterium, a single genomic region encodes these proteins:
- a CDS encoding 50S ribosomal protein L27 codes for MAHKKGQGSSKNGRDSNAQRLGVKRFGGELVTAGSIIVRQRGTKFHPGLNVGIGSDDTLFAKATGHVQFAVKSNRKVVSIIPTN; via the coding sequence ATGGCTCATAAAAAGGGACAAGGTTCATCAAAGAACGGAAGAGATAGCAATGCCCAGCGTCTTGGTGTAAAAAGATTCGGCGGTGAATTAGTTACTGCTGGAAGCATAATCGTTCGGCAGCGAGGAACTAAATTCCATCCAGGATTAAATGTCGGAATTGGAAGCGATGATACATTATTCGCGAAAGCTACAGGGCATGTTCAATTTGCCGTTAAGAGCAATAGAAAAGTAGTTAGTATTATTCCAACTAATTAA